The Artemia franciscana chromosome 11, ASM3288406v1, whole genome shotgun sequence genome has a segment encoding these proteins:
- the LOC136032906 gene encoding post-GPI attachment to proteins factor 4-like has product MRTFQYSYFYWKIYDSYNFGKNLVNSGIRTEHAFQYFHSQDEEILLCDEPKLVLTITATNRNKISKNYYLTQVAKEIHFQLTQCGERCHNIIPIICDASGEFNEEVDYLSRFFHKVEINSKNQNGNIFEKEKRDYINCLSEALKYSPEFILQLQDDALPKPGLFDYINYLMMSSHVKKALYVKLYHPERLQNYFQPEPARWLEWTGISFLISFSYNAFYYYKSGRTCTRNWISLFLLSAIALELIGRPYLIELRRVHPSLLSLAPASECCAPAMLYPRDGALRTANLLSESVSSKVNPFDIALYHLMRKTKASAYVIEPNLVEHIGFVSSIRTWAH; this is encoded by the coding sequence atgcgGACATTtcaatattcatatttttattggaaaatttaTGACTCTTACAACTTTGGAAAAAACCTGGTCAACTCTGGAATTCGTACTGAACATGCTTTCCAATATTTCCATTCTCAAGATGAGGAAATTTTACTTTGCGATGAACCTAAATTAGTATTGACAATTACAGCAACCAATAggaataaaatttctaaaaattattatcTAACTCAGGTGGCGAAAGAGATACATTTCCAGTTAACTCAGTGTGGTGAAAGATGTCATAATATTATACCGATTATATGTGACGCTAGTGGTGAATTCAATGAAGAAGTAGATTATTTATCTCGTTTTTTTCACAAAGTGGAAATAAATTCGAAAAACCAAAAcggcaatatttttgaaaaagaaaaacgcgACTACATAAATTGCCTCTCTGAAGCTCTTAAATATAGCCCTGAATTTATACTTCAACTGCAGGATGATGCCCTACCTAAGCCAGGACTGTttgattatattaattatttaatgatGTCGAGCCATGTCAAAAAAGCCTTGTATGTAAAATTATATCACCCTGAGAGATTGCAGAATTATTTCCAGCCAGAACCAGCCAGATGGCTGGAATGGACTGgcatatcttttttaatttccttttcatACAATGCTTTTTATTACTATAAATCAGGAAGGACATGCACAAGAAATTGGATATCACTATTTTTACTATCAGCAATTGCCCTTGAACTTATAGGAAGACCTTATTTAATTGAGCTTAGAAGAGTTCATCCAAGTTTACTGTCGCTTGCGCCTGCATCAGAATGTTGTGCACCAGCGATGCTTTATCCAAGAGATGGAGCCTTACGGACGGCAAATTTACTGAGTGAAAGTGTTTCAAGTAAAGTAAATCCTTTTGACATAGCTCTTTATCATTtaatgagaaaaacaaaagcatCAGCATATGTTATTGAGCCAAACCTTGTGGAACACATTGGTTTTGTTTCATCTATAAGAACGTGGGCACACTAA